A stretch of DNA from Vanacampus margaritifer isolate UIUO_Vmar chromosome 1, RoL_Vmar_1.0, whole genome shotgun sequence:
tacacattgacacacatgtatatatatatacacacatatatacacataaatatatatatacacacacatatatatacacacacatatatatatacacacacatatatatacacacacatatatatacatatatatatatacatatacatacacatatacacatatatatatacacacatacatacatacacacgcatgacacacacacacagtgctgctcaaaagtttgtgaagcctgcaggcatggtcagattttttggtatatttgtaaaatattaaaataaccttattaaatgtttagtcataccccaatctacaatgctgacattgaaaataacggacttgaacaaaaataatgatattattgtcattcattcttgaacagaagtggttgatttaagaaaaacaaattatttttatgggtgcaaaagtagtgaacctctcacttaatcagacattgcacctcctttggcaatgagaacttcatccaaacactttctttagtgatcagtctttcacatctactttggggaatttttgccactcttccttgcaaaatgcagccaattgagaaGTTGTACCTAcatgaccaaaaactctttttaattaagttttgactacacaattgatatcatttttttttataaaaaaaagaacaatgcattgaattgataaacctacacctgttattttatataaaatgtaatggttcagattgaacaacaaaatcggGTTGAAACAAtcggaaagtccaaattgctcaagaggttcccAAACGTTTGAGCAGAACTTTATATCATTTAATTTGCAACTAATCGTCAGAGGATGAGAGCTCAGAGTCAGAAGAGGTAGCTTTCACCCACCCACCCCAGACCCAACTATCATAATTTATATAGTGCATTCTGTTAGTCCAGCTTTTATGTTGCCATGGATAATGCTGTTTTTCATCCTTTGCATTGCATCTCAAGGGGCTcccaaatagaaataaatattcaaaacataaatttttttgaGAAGGAGCCAATGGCTCGCTTGTAATGCAAAACAAGAAAGATTGACACACAACATTGAGGAATTCATTCTTGCATCTACTACTGTTTACACAATCATGGCCATACCTGCCATATTAATGGCTCCACGAGTGCCCAGATCAGCCACTCTCATTTCCTGTTCTCTctgaaaaagtgaaaaagaaCTTTCATATGGCAACCCTGATAGCCAATGACACCAAACTCACACATCACATGAAAGAGGTACGTAACTGGCAACAATAGAGCATTTACTTGTTATCTCATGATCTGGTCAGAAATCATTATATGTGATATTAGACGAATTGGCTTTCAGGAAGGAAATTAAGGCCGATCTCAATCCCAGCCAATTGATTGGTGCACCCTTAGAAATCACAAGTCACAGTTATATGTGAAAATTATCTTGTAAATCAAATTGGTTTTGGCTTTTAACTGAACATTTGATTTTGTGCTCTTTTCAGTTTTGTGtccaaatataaaattatcaaaagTGTAagtttttgtgagtttgacgGCATGACTAAGTTACCCTTACATTGTCTTGATAGGCTGGTTTAAAGGTATCTGGTTGGCGTCTCAGCTCATCCTGTTCTCTGTGTGTTCTCATCATTTCTTCGTCTCGTCGCCTTCTCTCCTCCTCATGCCTGCAGACATGCACAGCATGTTAAAGAAAGAACAATTTGAGTGCTGAGATTTCAGCTGTGTAAATAGTGACACCATAACAAGATAACACAGTGCAACCGTACCTGCAAATAAATCTGATAACAAGAAGGTTACACGGTAAGTAAAGTTCCCTTTTCCATTGTAACGGTTCTGCCTCAAAAGAGCCTGGTTCTGCCCTGTTTGGTCACTTTTCTGTTACACTTTTTCAGGGCCGTGCGGATACAGTGGAACTGTTGCTCGGAATCATGTCCGACCTGGTTCGAGAACACAGGTTAAGGAAGGTCCTAACATCAGTGCCATGTGATTGGCCGAAAGATGTAGGCATTTCTTTAAgccaggggtgtcaaattcatttttgtcgCGGACCATATCGTAATTATGTTTTCCCTCTGAGAAGCATTATTACTGTGAATGTGAACCCATATCAATGTACGATTGGCTCATTTTACTACATGCTGTATGCTGAAGCCAGTGGGGGTGGGGAGAGACACATTTATTCAATTATTCAATcatttaattcataaaatgcttgcaatatgtcaacattattaaaagtaaaaacaatttgCAATTTTGATATTTGAGCAAGAAACATGAATTCGATAAACATGATTTGCCTTCGAGGGACACATTAAATTAAGTGCCGGGCTGAATCTGGCCCCAAGGACCTTAAGTTCGACACTTGTGCCTTTAAGCaatccactgcacacgcccATTTCATGGTTTTAAGCGAGCGAGACAGAGCCGCCCACTGCCAAGTTGTGTAAAATACAGCATTGAGGTTTTGGGCAATatggctgaattttttttcacagtttcAGTATTTCATATCAGTAGATATTGATaatgattgcattttttttctacctatttatttaaaataaaaaaaactattaaatggattaaagatcacatttaaaacaattgaatttattagcagatcaaattaaataaataaatcacaacttTATCAAGACGAAAAATACCATTATAAATATCTAGCAAAACGAAAATTTCAAGGAATGCACACtatttttgtgtacattgtaATGTAGTGTATTGTGCAATGTTGTTTACATCCATATTCCTGTAGCAGTTGTCCTTGTTATGTAAGCAAGGAAAACACACCTCAACTCTATCTGTTTTCGCCTGTGCAGCTCCTGATTGCGAAGCTCCTCTAGTCGCCTCAGCTCCTCTTGACGTCTCATTAGATCTAAATAGGATGGCAATGTTAAGGAGGTGAAGGAGGAGCAAGTGAGCGCATTCTTATAACGGAACTGACTAGAACGTTTGCACTTGCAGGAATTAGCTGAAGCAGTCCAAATAGATCCTACCATGCCTCATTAACATGAGCTGATGTTCATGTTTCGCCGACTCCAGTTCAGCCTCCAGCTTTTCTTTGGCCTCTTTAATACTCTTGTCCACCTGCTCTCGCTGCTGTTTCTCCAGTTCGTCAAGAGCTTTCCAGCGAGATGAGTATTCAAACTCAAATGTGCCCGGCTGGGCGAAGTGCGGTGTTTGCGCCCGTTCTCTGATGAAAGACAAGCAAACGCTCCAGAATGGTTTTGAGTCACTTAAAAAACCTTATCATTAATCGATCTTTGACTCACTTGAGGTACTTCGGAGTTATCGATAACACTTTTTGAGGCAAACCTTCCTCATCATCAAAATGTTCTGTGGGCTCTACAATGGCTGGGCACGGCGTTCTAAGGAGAGGGGCATAAACATGTTCAATCTTCTGTCCTACATTGtgcaatgaaaataataaatctaATTCTGTTTGTATTACCCGCACCCTAACATAAACGATTACTTGGTTTTGCAAGCTATGAATAGCTTGCCATGCGGTATAATCATCTCAGACAAAAACATACGCAGTAAGCAGCAACGCGCCCTCTGTGCAGCGTTCCAGGGCTTTACGTGCGGCCGCTTTGCTTGCAAACTCCACAAAGCCTTTGCCAGTGGGCCGCCCACGGTCATCTGTCACAACGATACACCGTTCCACCGGGCCAAATTGTGAAAAGGCCTAAAAGCACATGGTTGCATATCATCACTACTagacaaaagggaaaaaagagcTATTATAACGCTCTTGTCTACATTACCTGTTCCATGAGCTCATTCGTGACAACAGGCAAAAGGTTGCGCACAGTGAGTGCTGCACCATGAGCAGCAAAGCGGATCCTGATTGGTCGATTATTCAATACCGTCCCATCTAGCTCAGCTTTGGCAATTTCCGCTAGTGTACGGCTCTCCTGGAAGACGGAAAGAAAAATTTGAAAGATTATATATAAACCTGGTCTGTTATGTTGATCttgattaatttaaaatccAAACTGAATCTTCATTTACAATTTACACCAAAACGAAAATTTCAAATGTTGCAAAATTTGTGcgattataaatgtatttttcacttgacaaaaaaagtaatacagtaaacaccagtcaaaaatgtacaaaacatcATTCTCCATTTGTACAGTATTAATTGTCATGCCTCATTGTGGATGGAATTCAATGGGACTGTTTGCTGTACTGCATTTCCAATTGCAAAACGGCACCCATTCAGACATGCAAGGAGAGATAGTGGGCTAAAATTAATCATAACCAATAAATTATCCTTGTATgttcgcttttgttttaaaCTGTCAATTTATTTGCTCTTAAACGTAAACAGATATTTTTAAACAACTATAAAAGATTCATTTAAACACGACACTACTTGCACCAAAGTTAAGTATTGTAACGAACTAAGTGGCGTTCTTACAAAACGTTACAGCATGTTAACAGCAGTCATGGAAATAAAGATGAATTCGTGCACATTATACATACCAAACGAATAAACCCAAATCCTCGCTCTTTGTTAATAAATACTTCGGCTGTGTTTCCATATTTAGCGAACAAATTTACGAATTCCTCCTCAGGTATATCCGGTGGCAGATTCGCAACAAAAAGACGGGAGCGCTGCGTGAAAGTTTTCTCGCCTGGCTTCCTAAAACTTGAAATATCCAGCGTCATTTGTACTGGAGTCTGACCGCTTTCCATCGCGGCTTTTTCGGATTCTTCGGGCGGAGATAACTGCTCACCCGGTGCAG
This window harbors:
- the pspc1 gene encoding paraspeckle component 1, whose protein sequence is MADQDVQLPNPQSSSSPAPPKSDGNSPAASDDDEQTPVNKDSPAAPGEQLSPPEESEKAAMESGQTPVQMTLDISSFRKPGEKTFTQRSRLFVANLPPDIPEEEFVNLFAKYGNTAEVFINKERGFGFIRLESRTLAEIAKAELDGTVLNNRPIRIRFAAHGAALTVRNLLPVVTNELMEQAFSQFGPVERCIVVTDDRGRPTGKGFVEFASKAAARKALERCTEGALLLTATPCPAIVEPTEHFDDEEGLPQKVLSITPKYLKERAQTPHFAQPGTFEFEYSSRWKALDELEKQQREQVDKSIKEAKEKLEAELESAKHEHQLMLMRHDLMRRQEELRRLEELRNQELHRRKQIELRHEEERRRRDEEMMRTHREQDELRRQPDTFKPAYQDNREQEMRVADLGTRGAINMADGFNQAPAGPSANQGQMMNMGGRGTAIIPEGNANMGPLLMSENGNMRGDRYPLSSLLAGRVEVESPKQQQQQPPPPSTQGPPGGPSPVYGRGSPVDGVLMEMGPNSKRPRY